Proteins from a genomic interval of Desulfofustis limnaeus:
- a CDS encoding FAD-dependent oxidoreductase codes for MITPIVLLTSIGFVAAVILGIAGRLFYVDEDPRIEAVANLLPGANCGGCGQAGCNATAEAIVQRRLEVNVCVVGGTETAEAIGTLLGYDVTGSEPKLACSTCEGGYRAARKYHYSGLQDCRAALQLYHGFIRCENGCLGLGSCFKACKFSAIRMDNVSGLPVFDPDRCVGCGSCIEACPKGIISLVGEKTKILHWNQYTQCLSPCRQRCPAQINIPKYLAHARRGEYGAALMTIKDNNPLPVATGRVCPELCATECRRTINDDPLAINPVKRFVSDWERSSGKRIPVSVAADTGYKIAVVGGGPSGLSAAYYLRRLGHQVEIFEKMPKLGGMPRYGIPDYRLSDEQLDWDIEGILELGITAHTNVTLGKDFTIQFLRNNGFDAVYLAIGAWFGRMIPLEGKELTGIYSGIDYLRRFHTDEEIIQGKRFVVIGAGNVAMDCARSALRAGASSVLLIFRFSRDLMEANAHEITDAENEGVIMRCLVSPVRFIGENGRLTGIEVQEVTLRHSPTGGLPEVIPVEGSNEIVDCDVVIQAVGQAADLNDIIAADGLAKTRYSTIDADEDTLQTSLPGVFAGGDCYSGPRLMVEAIAAGRYAARSIHYYVTTGAIPPIEYRQREMMAPAMIDSLVNVIPTPTSAIKPVIPVEDRMGTFREVEGTITEQQCQQEANRCLNCGIYCYDQDDLPRDQTRIARSCPNEPHIVEKEEMALPN; via the coding sequence GTGATTACGCCGATCGTATTACTGACCAGTATTGGTTTTGTCGCTGCCGTCATCCTTGGGATAGCCGGCAGATTATTTTATGTTGACGAGGATCCGAGAATCGAGGCGGTCGCCAACCTGCTGCCCGGCGCCAACTGCGGCGGTTGCGGGCAAGCCGGTTGTAACGCCACCGCTGAAGCGATCGTGCAGAGAAGACTCGAGGTGAACGTCTGCGTGGTGGGCGGCACCGAAACCGCCGAGGCCATCGGCACTTTGCTCGGTTACGATGTGACCGGTTCCGAACCAAAACTCGCCTGCTCAACCTGTGAGGGTGGCTACCGGGCCGCGCGGAAGTACCATTATTCCGGCCTGCAGGATTGCCGGGCGGCACTTCAACTCTACCACGGCTTCATCCGCTGCGAAAACGGTTGCCTCGGCCTGGGCTCCTGTTTCAAGGCCTGTAAGTTTTCGGCCATTCGCATGGATAACGTCAGCGGCCTGCCGGTTTTCGATCCGGATCGGTGCGTCGGCTGCGGCAGTTGCATTGAGGCCTGCCCCAAAGGCATCATCTCCCTGGTGGGCGAAAAGACCAAGATCCTGCACTGGAACCAGTATACCCAGTGCTTGTCGCCGTGTCGGCAGCGCTGTCCGGCCCAAATCAACATCCCCAAATACCTCGCTCATGCGCGCCGCGGCGAATACGGTGCAGCGCTGATGACCATCAAGGACAACAACCCACTGCCCGTGGCAACCGGCCGGGTCTGTCCGGAATTGTGCGCCACCGAATGCCGGCGTACGATCAACGATGATCCGCTCGCCATCAACCCGGTCAAGCGCTTCGTCTCCGATTGGGAACGCAGCAGCGGCAAACGAATCCCGGTTTCCGTGGCTGCCGATACCGGCTATAAAATCGCAGTGGTCGGTGGTGGCCCATCCGGACTGTCCGCCGCCTATTACCTGCGTCGCCTCGGCCATCAGGTGGAAATTTTCGAGAAGATGCCCAAATTGGGCGGTATGCCCCGTTACGGGATTCCAGATTACCGTTTGTCTGATGAGCAACTTGACTGGGATATCGAAGGCATCTTGGAACTCGGCATCACCGCACATACCAACGTCACCCTGGGCAAAGACTTCACCATCCAGTTCCTGCGCAACAACGGATTCGACGCTGTCTACCTGGCCATCGGAGCCTGGTTCGGCCGAATGATCCCCCTGGAGGGTAAAGAACTGACCGGAATCTACAGCGGTATCGACTACCTTCGGCGTTTTCACACCGATGAGGAAATTATCCAAGGCAAACGCTTTGTGGTGATCGGCGCCGGTAACGTGGCCATGGACTGTGCCCGCTCGGCGCTGCGCGCAGGGGCCTCCAGCGTGCTACTGATTTTCCGTTTCTCCCGTGACCTGATGGAAGCCAACGCTCACGAAATCACCGATGCGGAAAACGAGGGCGTGATCATGCGCTGCCTCGTCTCCCCGGTGCGGTTCATCGGTGAAAACGGCCGACTGACCGGAATCGAAGTGCAGGAGGTGACCTTGCGCCATTCACCCACCGGCGGCCTGCCTGAAGTCATACCGGTTGAAGGATCAAACGAGATAGTAGACTGTGATGTGGTTATTCAGGCGGTGGGCCAAGCTGCCGACCTCAACGATATTATCGCGGCCGATGGGTTGGCCAAAACCCGCTACAGCACCATCGATGCCGACGAGGACACGCTACAAACCTCGTTGCCGGGAGTATTTGCCGGCGGTGACTGTTACAGCGGGCCGCGCTTGATGGTCGAGGCCATCGCCGCCGGAAGATATGCCGCTCGATCGATTCATTATTATGTTACCACCGGCGCCATCCCGCCCATCGAATACCGCCAACGCGAGATGATGGCACCGGCGATGATCGACTCACTGGTCAATGTGATCCCGACTCCCACCAGCGCGATTAAGCCGGTCATCCCGGTCGAGGATCGGATGGGCACGTTCCGGGAGGTCGAAGGGACGATTACCGAGCAGCAGTGCCAGCAGGAAGCAAACCGCTG
- a CDS encoding electron transport complex protein RnfA, giving the protein MDLFYLAISATFVNNILLAQYLGNCPFLGVSKRIETAAGMAAAIIFVTILSAVFTWAVLVYMLRPYGLEFLQTLTFILIIASLVQFVEIILKKKSKVLYDALGVYLALITTNCAVLGVVLLVARKELAFIEMLVFSSTSAVGYALALLLFAGHRERLQISAIPRSMQGTAIALVTAGIMSLAFIGFRGMAN; this is encoded by the coding sequence ATGGATCTTTTTTACCTCGCCATATCGGCGACCTTCGTCAACAATATCCTTCTTGCCCAGTATCTCGGAAACTGTCCGTTTCTCGGCGTCTCCAAGAGGATCGAAACGGCTGCCGGCATGGCGGCTGCCATCATCTTCGTGACCATCCTCTCCGCCGTCTTCACCTGGGCGGTACTCGTCTACATGCTTCGTCCTTACGGTCTCGAGTTCCTCCAGACCCTGACCTTTATCCTCATTATTGCCTCACTCGTTCAATTTGTTGAAATTATATTAAAAAAGAAAAGCAAGGTGCTCTACGACGCCCTTGGTGTCTATCTTGCTTTGATCACCACCAACTGCGCGGTCCTGGGCGTGGTTTTGCTCGTTGCCCGCAAAGAGCTGGCATTCATTGAAATGCTGGTCTTCTCGAGCACCAGTGCGGTTGGTTATGCCTTAGCCCTTCTGCTGTTCGCCGGGCATCGCGAGCGGCTGCAGATATCCGCAATCCCGAGAAGCATGCAGGGTACGGCCATCGCCCTGGTGACTGCCGGGATCATGTCGCTCGCGTTTATCGGTTTCCGGGGTATGGCCAATTAA
- the rsxE gene encoding electron transport complex subunit RsxE, with translation MSQAQLLGATLKAGLWKRLPPFRLVLGLCPALAITTSAENGLGMGLALAFVVIMSNGIISALRTVIPSKVRIASYIVIIATLVSIVEILMKAYFFPLSEQLGIYIPLIVVNCIVLGRAEGFASKNPPLLSMTDGLSVGIGYTISLTLIGSIRELFGTGLWFGMPVFGEAFEPLAFLILAPGAFVTLGILLGLQNLFSRWRGEKFIQG, from the coding sequence ATGAGTCAGGCACAACTCCTGGGGGCAACACTGAAAGCCGGCCTGTGGAAGCGGCTGCCGCCGTTTCGCCTGGTCCTCGGTCTCTGTCCGGCACTGGCGATTACCACTTCGGCGGAAAACGGACTGGGCATGGGGCTCGCCCTGGCCTTTGTCGTCATCATGTCCAACGGCATCATCTCCGCTTTGCGAACCGTCATTCCCAGCAAGGTCCGCATTGCTTCCTACATAGTTATCATCGCCACCCTGGTCTCCATTGTCGAGATACTGATGAAGGCCTATTTCTTCCCGTTGTCCGAGCAGCTTGGCATCTATATCCCCCTGATCGTGGTCAACTGCATCGTCCTCGGACGAGCGGAAGGCTTCGCCTCGAAGAACCCGCCGCTTCTTTCCATGACAGACGGGCTGAGTGTCGGCATCGGCTATACCATTTCGCTGACGCTGATCGGGTCGATCCGGGAATTGTTCGGCACCGGTTTGTGGTTCGGCATGCCTGTCTTCGGGGAAGCATTCGAACCGCTCGCTTTTCTCATCCTGGCGCCGGGCGCGTTTGTCACGCTCGGTATCCTGCTCGGTCTGCAGAATCTCTTTTCCCGCTGGCGCGGTGAAAAATTCATACAGGGTTAA
- a CDS encoding FMN-binding protein: MSEIVRMVVVLSLIAGICSAILTFADQSLAPRIEQQTDYYVRGPALERLFGKPATEVLNNKVTIPLEGAVIPVFFSKQGDDIATLAIEATGKGGFGGDLKLMFGVDLRSGRQTGLEVVSHSETPGLGARIEEVSFRRQWQGLPTDKTVALTKDGGDIDGISGATTTSRAAVAGTNDVLQFLRDHKDQILQSISKLEERI, encoded by the coding sequence ATGTCTGAGATTGTACGCATGGTGGTCGTTCTCTCACTCATCGCCGGCATCTGTTCGGCGATTCTCACCTTTGCCGACCAAAGCCTGGCTCCTCGAATTGAGCAACAAACCGACTATTATGTTCGCGGTCCGGCGTTGGAACGATTATTCGGCAAGCCGGCAACCGAGGTATTGAACAACAAGGTAACGATCCCCCTGGAGGGGGCGGTCATCCCGGTCTTTTTCAGCAAGCAAGGCGATGATATCGCCACCCTCGCCATCGAGGCTACCGGCAAGGGCGGATTCGGTGGCGACCTGAAGCTGATGTTCGGCGTCGACCTCCGTTCCGGCCGCCAGACAGGTCTGGAAGTGGTCAGCCACAGCGAGACGCCAGGGCTCGGGGCCCGCATCGAGGAGGTTTCGTTCAGACGTCAGTGGCAGGGTTTACCCACCGATAAAACGGTGGCACTGACCAAGGACGGCGGCGATATCGACGGCATCAGCGGCGCCACGACAACATCTCGAGCCGCCGTCGCCGGGACCAACGACGTTTTGCAGTTCCTGCGCGATCATAAGGATCAGATCCTGCAATCAATCTCAAAACTCGAGGAAAGGATATGA
- a CDS encoding RnfABCDGE type electron transport complex subunit D: MTELKMYQPPRPTEPGTLDVAVGPHCRMGTGLALAHQRWAIALLPALLGSLYFHGPAALRVVGLSICFAVALDLLAERLAPSRDLTSNWSSVVLALLLAFMLPVNAPWWLILTGCFFMVIVGKKLFGGVGAFPAHPAVLSIAVLQLSWPGRMDNTGALKDMDWPTTMIEPLRLLKSIGANAEIQYQWADLFLGRQVAGTADGMVLLLLLGGLFLVLVREIQWQVPAGFLAGLLTTAYLLHVSNPEVFATPIFHLLSGGTAFMGLFLITDHTTSPVNKVPMFCYGILAGVLLMLIRGYSQHVDGVVYAVLLANICSPLLDMIKPKVKGGRNV; the protein is encoded by the coding sequence ATGACAGAACTGAAAATGTATCAGCCGCCGCGGCCGACTGAGCCGGGCACGCTCGATGTGGCTGTCGGTCCCCATTGTCGCATGGGAACCGGCTTGGCCCTGGCTCACCAGCGCTGGGCGATTGCCCTGCTGCCGGCACTGTTGGGCAGTCTCTATTTTCACGGACCGGCAGCGCTGCGGGTCGTCGGTTTATCTATCTGTTTCGCTGTGGCCCTGGATCTTCTTGCCGAACGATTGGCTCCTTCTCGCGATCTCACTTCCAATTGGAGCAGTGTGGTTTTGGCGCTGTTGCTTGCCTTCATGTTGCCGGTCAACGCTCCCTGGTGGCTCATCCTCACCGGCTGCTTTTTCATGGTGATCGTGGGCAAGAAGCTTTTCGGCGGCGTCGGCGCCTTCCCTGCTCACCCGGCTGTTCTCAGTATCGCGGTTCTCCAGCTTTCCTGGCCCGGCCGCATGGACAACACCGGCGCCTTGAAGGATATGGACTGGCCGACCACCATGATCGAGCCACTGCGTCTGCTCAAGTCCATCGGGGCTAATGCTGAAATCCAGTATCAGTGGGCCGATCTTTTCCTCGGCCGCCAGGTGGCCGGTACGGCCGATGGCATGGTCTTGCTACTGCTCCTGGGCGGTCTATTTCTGGTCTTGGTGCGCGAGATTCAATGGCAGGTGCCCGCCGGATTCCTGGCCGGTCTGCTGACCACCGCCTACCTGCTGCACGTGTCCAACCCGGAGGTCTTCGCCACCCCGATCTTTCACTTGCTGAGCGGTGGCACCGCATTCATGGGTCTTTTCCTGATAACCGACCACACCACCTCACCGGTCAACAAGGTGCCCATGTTCTGCTACGGCATCCTCGCCGGTGTCCTGCTCATGCTCATCCGGGGCTACTCACAGCATGTGGACGGCGTCGTCTATGCGGTGCTGCTGGCAAATATTTGCTCGCCACTCCTGGATATGATCAAGCCGAAGGTGAAAGGGGGGAGAAATGTCTGA